A stretch of Chitinivibrionales bacterium DNA encodes these proteins:
- a CDS encoding GDSL-type esterase/lipase family protein, which translates to MKLKPLPLLITGLSFVLLFSLAANFYGYHIAVTALDKYNDSRLDPIGGQAWNLDAIAKGHHAVVLLGDSHAWNWRYPGGDVLNLGIPSQTSVQIRLRSDRYRDSLSGAMLIIFAGGNDVKSISTNLERRDAIVEQCLLSIEGIIKNHQGHFDEIVLATIPPAFKLPLMYRVLYRPEIDGCQTKINDGIRRLAGQYKVRLLDAYSILLPKIKSEKLSDDGIHMNEKAYGHLTEELTKDQSPGK; encoded by the coding sequence ATGAAACTCAAACCTCTCCCCCTCCTCATCACCGGTCTCTCCTTCGTCCTTCTCTTCTCCCTTGCCGCCAATTTCTACGGCTATCACATCGCCGTTACGGCACTTGACAAATACAACGATTCGCGTTTGGACCCCATCGGCGGGCAGGCATGGAACCTCGACGCAATTGCCAAGGGCCATCATGCCGTTGTGCTTCTCGGCGACTCTCACGCATGGAACTGGAGATACCCCGGCGGCGACGTGCTCAACCTCGGCATTCCGAGCCAGACCTCGGTGCAGATACGCCTGCGGTCCGACCGTTACCGCGATTCACTCTCGGGAGCAATGCTGATCATCTTTGCCGGCGGCAATGACGTCAAGAGCATAAGCACCAATCTCGAGCGGAGGGACGCCATCGTCGAGCAATGCCTTTTGTCAATAGAGGGGATCATCAAAAATCATCAGGGGCATTTTGACGAGATCGTGCTGGCCACCATTCCGCCGGCGTTCAAACTGCCGTTGATGTACCGCGTTCTTTACCGGCCGGAGATAGACGGCTGCCAGACGAAGATCAACGACGGGATCCGTCGGCTCGCAGGCCAATATAAGGTGCGGCTGCTGGATGCTTACAGCATACTCCTTCCGAAAATCAAATCGGAAAAACTCTCGGATGACGGCATACACATGAATGAAAAGGCGTATGGGCATTTGACGGAGGAGTTGACAAAGGATCAATCGCCGGGAAAGTAA
- the dctP gene encoding TRAP transporter substrate-binding protein DctP: MNARMLCCAFFSACLFSASAASVTIKLGSLAPGGSPWDKGLQRLGAEWEKISFGAVELRIYPGGIAGDEADMIRKMRIGQLNAAGLTGIGLSRIFPEIITVQLPLFIRGNDELDYVLDKMKPVFAAELEKRGFKVLIWSFVGWVHFFSRNPVVTPDDLKAQKMFVWSGDPDAVMVWKESGFHVVPLTPPDIMTSLQSGMIDAFSATALSAASYQWFGIAKNMCAMKWAPLIGGIVVSANAWAKLDPALAARLDSAAQKVGADMQADILKADDEAVTVMKKYGLAVNPVPQAAEDAWRAAVQGGFEKGYLKNIDKGLLDAVRKYSEEYRAKKGK; this comes from the coding sequence ATGAACGCCCGGATGCTCTGCTGCGCCTTTTTCTCGGCGTGCCTTTTCTCGGCTTCCGCCGCGAGCGTCACTATCAAGCTCGGCAGCCTCGCGCCCGGCGGCTCGCCCTGGGACAAGGGCCTGCAGCGGCTCGGCGCCGAATGGGAAAAAATCTCCTTCGGCGCCGTCGAGCTGCGGATCTACCCCGGCGGCATCGCGGGCGACGAGGCGGACATGATCCGCAAGATGCGCATCGGCCAGCTCAACGCCGCGGGCCTCACCGGCATCGGCCTCAGCCGCATCTTTCCCGAGATCATCACGGTGCAGCTCCCGCTCTTCATCCGCGGCAACGATGAGCTCGACTACGTTCTTGACAAAATGAAACCCGTGTTCGCCGCGGAGCTCGAAAAGCGCGGGTTCAAGGTCCTGATCTGGTCGTTCGTGGGCTGGGTGCACTTCTTCTCGCGCAACCCGGTGGTGACGCCCGACGACCTCAAGGCGCAGAAGATGTTCGTGTGGAGCGGCGACCCGGACGCGGTGATGGTGTGGAAGGAAAGCGGGTTCCACGTTGTCCCGCTCACGCCCCCCGACATCATGACCTCTTTGCAAAGCGGAATGATCGACGCGTTCTCGGCCACCGCGCTGTCGGCCGCGTCGTACCAGTGGTTCGGCATCGCCAAGAACATGTGCGCCATGAAATGGGCGCCGCTCATCGGCGGCATCGTGGTGAGCGCAAACGCGTGGGCCAAGCTCGACCCTGCCCTCGCCGCCAGGCTCGACTCCGCCGCGCAGAAGGTGGGCGCGGACATGCAGGCCGACATCCTCAAGGCCGACGACGAGGCGGTCACGGTCATGAAGAAATACGGCCTCGCGGTGAACCCCGTGCCCCAAGCGGCCGAAGACGCGTGGCGCGCCGCGGTGCAGGGCGGGTTTGAAAAGGGCTACCTCAAGAACATCGACAAGGGGCTGCTTGACGCGGTGAGAAAATATTCGGAGGAATACAGGGCGAAAAAAGGGAAATAA